In the bacterium genome, one interval contains:
- a CDS encoding MmgE/PrpD family protein, whose protein sequence is MDKSVSQRLADWVYNLKYEDIPPHVIESAKRILLDAMACCLGGYHSHDAKVVRKVIDALGGTPESTILGSNKKTNSYNAALMNAIQTRSMDYNDIYWKEDPSHPSDIIPAAIALGEREGRSGKDLLMAIVIGHEIEMRMCEFAHPGIRERGWHHATLTAFVSPLSAGKMLGLNAEQLMHAIAISGCRSFTPGAIAAGKLSMMKNTADPLSTHAGVISALLAKEGYTGTIEIFEGKEGLYKVLGGNFETEVLFNGLGTGWRVPDIAYKAFPTEYLTQSPVTAALKLIKEKNVTWDQIEEVTVYTIHRAVDILADPSKYHPKEKETADHSMPYCVGAAIMDRMVTPLQFLPERIADPTLIDFIQKIKVLADDELEARFPKVQPSRVDLKLKSGEMLSQSVDFAQGDPREPMTDQDLMDKFYGLTKPYMNDAQRAKIVANIRNLENIKKIDQFVASMVMPGTGSAKPAKKVKAASKAKAKPAAKAKAKPKAKVKAKAPTKPKAKPQKKAKAKAKPTVKKTSKPKARPKRRK, encoded by the coding sequence ATGGACAAAAGCGTTTCCCAAAGACTCGCCGACTGGGTCTACAATCTGAAATACGAAGACATCCCGCCGCACGTAATTGAATCCGCCAAACGCATTTTGCTTGATGCGATGGCGTGTTGTCTCGGCGGTTATCACTCGCATGACGCCAAAGTCGTGCGCAAAGTAATTGACGCACTTGGCGGCACACCCGAGTCAACGATTCTCGGTTCAAACAAGAAAACCAACAGCTACAACGCCGCACTGATGAACGCTATCCAGACGCGTTCGATGGATTACAATGACATCTATTGGAAGGAAGACCCTTCGCACCCATCCGATATTATCCCCGCTGCAATCGCACTTGGTGAGCGCGAAGGACGCAGCGGCAAGGATCTATTGATGGCTATCGTCATTGGCCACGAAATCGAAATGCGTATGTGCGAGTTTGCACATCCGGGCATTCGCGAAAGAGGCTGGCACCATGCGACTCTGACGGCATTTGTTTCGCCGCTTTCGGCAGGCAAAATGCTTGGCCTCAACGCCGAACAACTGATGCATGCTATTGCCATCTCCGGTTGCCGCTCGTTCACTCCCGGAGCAATCGCCGCAGGTAAACTTTCGATGATGAAAAATACTGCCGACCCACTTTCGACGCACGCAGGCGTGATTTCGGCATTGCTTGCCAAGGAAGGCTACACCGGCACTATCGAGATCTTTGAAGGCAAGGAAGGCTTATACAAAGTTCTCGGCGGCAATTTCGAAACGGAAGTCCTTTTCAACGGACTCGGCACCGGCTGGCGCGTACCGGATATCGCTTACAAGGCGTTTCCGACCGAGTACCTCACTCAATCGCCGGTGACCGCAGCCCTTAAGCTCATCAAAGAGAAGAACGTGACTTGGGATCAAATCGAAGAAGTCACTGTATACACGATACACCGCGCTGTCGATATTCTTGCCGATCCCAGCAAGTATCATCCGAAAGAAAAAGAAACCGCCGATCATTCGATGCCGTACTGCGTCGGCGCCGCGATTATGGATCGCATGGTTACGCCGCTACAGTTCTTGCCGGAGCGCATCGCCGACCCGACCTTGATCGACTTTATTCAGAAGATCAAAGTCTTGGCCGATGACGAACTTGAAGCGCGCTTCCCGAAGGTTCAGCCCTCACGCGTTGATCTGAAACTCAAGTCTGGTGAGATGCTCTCGCAGTCGGTTGATTTCGCGCAGGGTGATCCGCGCGAACCGATGACTGATCAAGACTTGATGGATAAGTTCTACGGGCTCACCAAGCCTTACATGAATGATGCCCAGCGCGCCAAAATCGTCGCGAATATTCGCAATCTGGAAAACATCAAGAAGATCGATCAATTCGTTGCGAGTATGGTGATGCCGGGAACTGGTTCTGCCAAACCCGCAAAGAAAGTCAAAGCCGCGTCTAAGGCGAAAGCCAAACCAGCGGCCAAAGCTAAAGCTAAACCGAAAGCAAAGGTCAAAGCAAAGGCGCCAACGAAGCCTAAGGCAAAGCCTCAGAAGAAAGCCAAAGCCAAGGCGAAACCGACAGTGAAAAAGACGTCAAAGCCGAAGGCGCGACCGAAGCGTCGCAAGTAA
- a CDS encoding M48 family metalloprotease: MSVLNLKDYSMNMRTVQKCGLVILLLALLASAAVMINGCATNAATGKRQFNLISESQEIAIGRDADKQISAQMGLYPNDALQKYVSDLGLKMAAQGERPNLPWSFKVVDDPAVNAFALPGGFIYVTRGILAHLNSEAELAGVVGHEIGHVTGKHSVTQMSTAQITQLGLGVSTLLEPRLQRYADAPGRAGTAFLKFGRDDETEADALGLRYMRRINKDPRELVGVMEMLDGVTQAAGGSDVPEWLSTHPNPGNRAQNILGQLDTMSIASGSEVNREKYLEVIDGIVFGDNPRHGYFKESLFLHPDFKFRYEFPQGWRTANQVQGVVGISANQDAMIQLTLAEGSSHTEAANGFFSQQGVVATGRQSANVNGIPASWGKFSVATESGELRGVAYFYSYDSKIFQILAYGTEAGWSANEQEATNSTKSFAKLTDAKALAVQP, translated from the coding sequence ATGAGTGTTTTGAATTTGAAAGACTATTCGATGAATATGCGCACTGTCCAGAAATGCGGATTGGTGATTCTGCTACTCGCGTTGTTGGCAAGCGCTGCAGTCATGATCAACGGTTGTGCCACTAACGCTGCGACCGGCAAGCGGCAATTCAACCTGATTAGTGAGTCGCAAGAAATTGCAATTGGCCGGGATGCTGATAAACAGATCTCAGCACAGATGGGGCTCTATCCCAATGATGCACTACAAAAGTATGTCAGCGACCTTGGATTGAAAATGGCTGCTCAGGGCGAACGTCCAAATTTGCCTTGGAGCTTCAAGGTCGTCGATGACCCAGCGGTAAACGCCTTTGCCCTGCCCGGCGGATTCATATATGTGACACGTGGAATCTTAGCTCATCTCAATAGCGAAGCGGAATTGGCCGGAGTTGTCGGACACGAAATCGGTCACGTCACAGGAAAACATTCAGTGACGCAGATGAGCACAGCGCAGATTACTCAACTTGGTCTCGGTGTTTCGACACTGCTGGAACCGCGATTGCAGCGATATGCTGATGCGCCAGGCAGGGCTGGGACTGCTTTCCTGAAGTTTGGGCGCGATGACGAAACGGAGGCAGATGCACTTGGCCTCAGGTATATGCGCCGAATCAACAAGGATCCGCGTGAACTGGTCGGTGTAATGGAAATGCTTGATGGTGTGACGCAGGCTGCCGGCGGAAGCGATGTACCTGAATGGTTGTCAACTCATCCAAATCCGGGAAACCGTGCGCAGAACATTCTTGGGCAACTTGATACAATGTCCATCGCATCGGGAAGCGAAGTCAATCGGGAGAAATACCTTGAGGTGATTGACGGAATCGTGTTCGGCGATAATCCGCGACATGGTTATTTCAAGGAAAGCCTCTTCCTGCATCCCGATTTCAAGTTTCGCTATGAATTTCCGCAAGGCTGGCGCACTGCGAATCAGGTCCAGGGTGTTGTTGGAATTAGTGCCAATCAAGATGCGATGATACAGCTGACTCTTGCCGAAGGAAGTTCGCACACCGAAGCAGCCAACGGATTCTTCAGCCAACAGGGCGTCGTCGCAACCGGCCGTCAATCAGCAAACGTAAATGGAATTCCGGCATCTTGGGGCAAGTTCAGTGTTGCGACCGAGAGTGGCGAGCTGCGCGGAGTAGCGTATTTTTATAGCTATGACAGCAAGATATTCCAGATACTCGCGTACGGAACCGAGGCCGGATGGAGTGCGAACGAGCAGGAGGCAACCAACTCGACAAAGAGCTTCGCCAAATTGACCGACGCCAAGGCATTGGCTGTACAGCCGTGA
- a CDS encoding cation:proton antiporter yields MESLDQFKNSELIYIVLLFALFVLPRFLQRFRLPSAITCVFLGLGAGVGLSLFAHDNTIGLLATFGIVALFLFAGLEINFSELRSHALVLLQYVVFHLIGLAAVSYGAMLVFDLAIRPAVLVALALMTPSAGFILDSLKALHLDERERFWVRTKVISIELIALAALFAVVQSASATRFSVSLLVLVLLIAILPLLLKFFAKVLLPYAPRSEFAFLLMLAVVCAFVTRELGVYYLVGAFVCGVAAQRFREELPAMASEQMLHAVELFASVFVPFYFFNAGLHLGRDDFSMNALITGAGFLVVMVPVRLLWIGLHRKIALKESIAGGMRIGVAMIPTLVFTLVIAGILRDKFEVSGAIFGGLIIYTLVNTLIPGFVLRIPPPAFDAPHISPAPTEGAETGK; encoded by the coding sequence TTGGAATCGCTCGATCAGTTTAAGAATTCGGAGTTGATCTACATAGTACTGCTCTTCGCCCTGTTTGTCCTCCCGCGATTTCTGCAGCGATTTCGACTTCCGTCAGCAATAACTTGTGTGTTCCTGGGACTCGGCGCCGGAGTGGGACTTTCGCTCTTTGCGCACGACAATACAATCGGACTGCTTGCGACGTTTGGGATCGTTGCCCTATTCTTGTTTGCCGGTTTAGAGATCAATTTTTCTGAGCTGCGTTCACACGCTTTGGTCCTCCTGCAGTACGTTGTTTTTCACTTAATCGGACTCGCTGCAGTTAGCTATGGCGCCATGCTGGTTTTTGACCTCGCGATCCGCCCGGCAGTACTCGTTGCTCTGGCATTAATGACGCCCTCAGCAGGATTCATTCTCGATTCACTCAAGGCGCTCCACCTTGATGAGCGCGAGCGATTCTGGGTTCGTACTAAGGTGATATCGATTGAGTTGATCGCGTTGGCGGCCCTTTTCGCTGTAGTGCAGTCGGCAAGTGCAACTCGTTTCTCGGTATCCTTGCTAGTTCTGGTTCTACTGATCGCAATTCTGCCACTGCTATTGAAGTTCTTTGCAAAGGTGCTGTTGCCGTATGCACCTCGATCTGAGTTTGCTTTCCTGCTGATGTTGGCAGTAGTTTGCGCATTTGTGACTCGCGAGTTGGGAGTTTACTATCTTGTTGGCGCCTTCGTATGTGGAGTAGCGGCTCAAAGATTTCGTGAGGAGCTGCCGGCGATGGCATCGGAGCAGATGTTGCATGCCGTAGAGTTGTTTGCCTCGGTGTTCGTACCGTTTTATTTCTTCAATGCCGGTTTGCACCTTGGTCGAGATGATTTCTCGATGAACGCTTTGATCACCGGTGCCGGTTTTCTTGTCGTTATGGTACCGGTCCGGTTGTTGTGGATTGGATTGCATCGCAAGATAGCGCTCAAGGAATCTATCGCAGGAGGAATGCGAATCGGTGTTGCAATGATTCCGACGCTGGTTTTCACGCTGGTTATTGCCGGAATCTTGCGCGACAAGTTTGAAGTTAGCGGGGCAATCTTCGGCGGATTGATTATTTATACACTTGTGAACACTCTCATCCCCGGATTTGTCCTTCGGATACCACCGCCAGCCTTTGACGCACCGCATATCAGCCCTGCTCCTACCGAGGGTGCGGAAACAGGCAAATAG
- a CDS encoding protein-L-isoaspartate(D-aspartate) O-methyltransferase has translation MLEKQLAGRDIVNKAVLDTMGTLPRHEFVPDKHRSESYTDNPLPIGFEQTISQPYIVALMTQLARIDASSRVLEIGTGSGYQTAVLASIAAEVATIEIVEPLFEQARATLSRLGFENIHFRCGDGRRGWPERAPFDAIVVTAAPSKLPPELTSQLKDNGRLIIPVGSDRQELLQIVKCAGGETVKSIVPVKFVPMIGEDLEF, from the coding sequence ATGTTGGAGAAACAATTGGCCGGGCGCGACATTGTGAACAAGGCCGTGTTGGATACGATGGGAACCCTGCCACGGCACGAATTTGTTCCTGATAAACATCGCTCAGAAAGCTATACCGATAATCCTCTGCCTATTGGATTCGAACAGACAATTTCGCAACCGTATATTGTCGCGCTGATGACGCAACTTGCGCGCATAGACGCATCATCCCGCGTTCTTGAGATTGGTACCGGATCTGGATATCAAACAGCTGTCCTGGCCAGTATTGCCGCTGAGGTTGCGACAATCGAGATAGTCGAACCATTGTTCGAGCAAGCGCGTGCGACACTAAGTCGATTGGGATTCGAAAATATTCACTTCCGATGCGGCGATGGTCGACGCGGGTGGCCCGAACGAGCTCCCTTTGATGCCATCGTTGTTACTGCCGCTCCATCAAAACTGCCGCCTGAACTGACGTCGCAACTCAAAGACAACGGTAGACTGATCATACCAGTCGGTTCGGATCGTCAGGAGCTGCTTCAGATCGTCAAGTGTGCCGGCGGTGAAACAGTCAAGTCCATTGTGCCGGTCAAATTTGTGCCTATGATCGGCGAAGACTTAGAGTTCTGA
- a CDS encoding O-antigen ligase family protein: MSATVLDNIRNHASDRMQSNGNNDADTETTAETAMVVPELLRNRALLLFGLALTAVASFLLLDRFLTSELLTLGAGCAVAAAGVYLAIAKQQAVYMLLIAALPLEATFVVEAGFSITPYYVLFGLLILSYVVHGKHVSLAETPSRLLITYFAICTVSLVVGLFTAPPEVHASSAMAWRASAMRPLIQWILTAVHILFFVVVLNRIRSRDDILSSVKLYLWIGLGLGLIGCWQTLAVALDLPGKDFTHAFGAAADQGYQYGKTRFYSAFIADFAPRATFRESLHLSHYLVSFLPLAIGIVLYRKQLPESWRIRTPLILVVISLATLLLTMSRSGWIAFAGAMAFMFCFCSKARMLKAAAATIAVIAVAGLALKSLGYFRFDLDIWELMQLRMDVEKLGADPRVLYLQTLWATFVQYPLLGVGIGNYGLFGAARLGMDVVLSAHSVFLNALVETGIIGFAVLCSVIVHFFWSAIGTIRKSRTLAAFPMLVGVCAGVFGMTIQYCTFGDRPGFHYLFMIALGYAMIRFIRQNPLPSTVK, translated from the coding sequence ATGTCAGCTACCGTACTCGACAACATTCGCAATCATGCCTCGGACCGAATGCAATCCAATGGAAACAATGATGCAGATACGGAAACTACGGCAGAAACTGCAATGGTAGTTCCGGAGCTACTTCGAAACCGAGCATTGCTCTTGTTCGGACTAGCGCTGACTGCCGTCGCCTCTTTCTTGCTCCTAGACCGCTTTCTCACTTCCGAATTGCTTACTTTGGGTGCCGGGTGCGCTGTTGCCGCAGCAGGTGTTTATCTGGCGATTGCGAAACAGCAGGCTGTGTACATGTTGTTGATAGCGGCACTTCCGCTTGAAGCAACCTTTGTTGTCGAGGCCGGCTTCTCAATCACGCCCTACTATGTTCTCTTCGGCCTGTTGATACTATCCTATGTAGTCCACGGCAAACATGTCAGTCTTGCAGAGACACCATCGCGACTGTTGATAACATACTTCGCGATCTGCACAGTTTCACTGGTTGTAGGTCTCTTCACAGCGCCGCCCGAGGTTCACGCAAGTTCAGCAATGGCATGGCGAGCCTCGGCAATGCGCCCTCTGATTCAGTGGATTCTGACGGCGGTGCACATTCTGTTCTTCGTGGTTGTATTGAACCGCATTCGATCTCGTGATGACATTCTTTCTTCTGTGAAGCTCTATCTTTGGATTGGGCTTGGACTGGGATTGATCGGTTGTTGGCAGACGCTCGCCGTAGCGCTTGATCTGCCGGGTAAGGACTTCACGCACGCATTTGGAGCGGCGGCAGACCAGGGATACCAATACGGAAAGACTCGATTCTATTCAGCTTTCATCGCCGATTTTGCACCGCGAGCGACATTTCGCGAGTCACTGCACCTCTCGCATTACCTGGTTTCGTTCTTACCTTTGGCAATCGGGATCGTTCTATATCGCAAGCAATTGCCTGAGTCGTGGAGAATTCGGACGCCCCTGATACTTGTGGTGATAAGTCTCGCGACTTTGCTCTTGACGATGTCGCGTTCAGGATGGATTGCATTTGCAGGAGCCATGGCGTTCATGTTTTGCTTCTGCTCCAAGGCGCGAATGTTGAAAGCAGCGGCGGCGACAATTGCGGTGATCGCAGTAGCAGGTCTGGCGCTCAAGTCGCTCGGCTATTTTCGATTTGATCTGGATATTTGGGAGCTGATGCAATTGCGAATGGATGTCGAGAAGCTCGGCGCCGATCCGCGCGTGCTCTATCTGCAAACACTCTGGGCGACATTTGTTCAGTACCCTTTGCTTGGTGTAGGCATCGGCAACTACGGATTATTCGGCGCAGCCCGACTTGGAATGGATGTTGTGCTCTCAGCCCATTCGGTGTTTCTCAATGCATTGGTCGAAACAGGTATAATTGGCTTTGCCGTGCTTTGCAGCGTCATTGTTCACTTCTTCTGGAGTGCCATCGGTACAATTCGCAAGTCGCGCACACTCGCCGCATTCCCAATGTTGGTCGGAGTTTGTGCCGGTGTGTTCGGCATGACAATCCAGTATTGCACATTCGGCGATCGCCCCGGATTTCACTATCTCTTCATGATAGCACTCGGATATGCAATGATTCGCTTCATCAGACAAAATCCATTGCCGAGTACAGTCAAATAG
- a CDS encoding alginate lyase family protein, with protein sequence METALVKRIGFKVIRKLKIVRAFVPQRRVDDDALIREIGSEHLVAALNRLPLILTGTSESKTLQRIEKSHPDDWSRMSEVAQNALRHRFDLLGSGLVDLGPRINWCTDFKSGKSWDKRDYRLQKLVSLSDRSDVKIPWELSRCNHLLPMALSYLKNGDDSYPNEFANQVVSWAEGNEYLQTVNWSCPMDTAIRCINWLVAYQTFAQQHRFSEEFSKFLTVELYKGAKSIYENLEVTGDGHNTNHYLTNLLGLLYLGEVFGKTIRANNWRQFAIDEFEKEMLAQINSDGLDYESSLPYHGLVTEIFLMAYLLSTKCDFQFSEQFRNRLSLMVMNLDRFSGADGLVDNFGDNDDGRILKLFWRKGRDYRDIVDLGMSLLPGTRTNPTMTTPECACFGLSTPKVSEAAGTHLDSVHLAESGICQMRSRDFTLNFYANPVGTAGLGNHKHNDLLSFTLAHRGTPVFVDPGSFEYTVDEDVRNQYRSTSSHNTVMVDNCEQNRMVRGLLFLLRSDGTPKIIDWQSNDDFDLVVAEHDCYNRLDDAVTHRRSIYLCKSSQAILIHDHVHGRSSHRLQFNFHVDNMRIEALENYLIHFKPASSESGLLFANCDETKPFQIGTNWISPSYGVKYPAISLSTEFECQLPYSTTFAIMPRTECNPMETMMQIRKLRQKLQW encoded by the coding sequence ATGGAAACAGCTTTAGTGAAACGAATTGGCTTCAAAGTCATTCGCAAATTGAAGATCGTCCGTGCATTTGTTCCTCAGCGGCGAGTCGATGATGATGCACTGATTCGCGAGATCGGCAGTGAGCACCTTGTTGCTGCCCTTAATCGATTGCCGCTAATTCTCACCGGGACGTCCGAATCAAAGACACTCCAACGAATTGAGAAGAGCCATCCCGATGACTGGTCGCGCATGAGCGAGGTTGCGCAAAATGCACTGCGCCACCGATTTGATCTGCTTGGATCAGGGCTCGTTGATCTTGGTCCCCGAATTAATTGGTGTACCGATTTCAAGAGCGGAAAGAGCTGGGATAAGCGCGATTATCGACTGCAGAAGCTGGTAAGTCTTAGCGACAGATCAGATGTGAAGATTCCGTGGGAGTTGTCGCGATGCAATCACTTGTTACCAATGGCGCTTTCTTATCTCAAGAACGGCGACGATTCGTATCCGAACGAATTTGCCAATCAGGTGGTGTCGTGGGCAGAAGGCAATGAATATCTGCAGACCGTCAACTGGTCCTGCCCGATGGACACAGCAATTCGATGCATAAACTGGCTGGTTGCGTACCAGACTTTTGCGCAACAGCATAGATTCAGCGAGGAGTTCTCCAAATTCCTGACGGTCGAGTTGTACAAGGGCGCGAAGTCGATTTACGAAAATCTTGAAGTAACCGGCGACGGTCACAATACTAACCACTACTTGACCAATCTCTTGGGACTTCTCTATCTCGGCGAAGTTTTCGGCAAAACGATCCGTGCCAATAACTGGCGGCAATTTGCTATCGACGAATTCGAGAAGGAAATGCTGGCGCAGATAAATAGCGACGGGCTCGATTATGAATCTTCCCTACCCTATCACGGGCTTGTCACAGAGATATTCTTGATGGCGTATTTGCTGTCGACTAAGTGCGACTTCCAATTTTCAGAGCAGTTCAGAAACAGGCTGTCACTTATGGTAATGAATCTCGATCGATTCAGCGGTGCCGATGGCTTAGTTGACAATTTCGGAGACAATGATGACGGTCGAATTCTCAAGTTGTTTTGGCGCAAAGGCCGAGATTATCGCGACATAGTTGACTTGGGAATGTCTTTGCTGCCTGGTACTCGCACCAATCCAACAATGACGACTCCGGAGTGCGCCTGTTTTGGTTTGTCAACTCCCAAAGTCAGTGAGGCAGCCGGCACTCATTTAGACTCCGTTCACTTGGCTGAGTCGGGGATTTGCCAGATGCGTTCGCGAGACTTCACACTGAATTTCTATGCCAACCCGGTCGGTACTGCCGGACTAGGCAATCATAAGCACAATGACCTGCTGTCATTTACTCTCGCGCATCGGGGTACGCCAGTGTTTGTCGATCCGGGCTCGTTCGAATATACTGTGGATGAAGATGTTCGCAACCAGTATCGATCGACGAGCAGTCACAACACAGTAATGGTTGACAACTGCGAACAAAACCGGATGGTGCGCGGCCTACTGTTCCTGCTAAGGAGCGACGGTACGCCGAAGATCATTGATTGGCAAAGCAACGACGACTTTGATTTGGTAGTTGCCGAACACGATTGCTACAACCGCCTCGATGACGCTGTGACGCACCGGCGGTCAATTTACCTGTGTAAGTCCAGTCAGGCTATTCTCATACATGACCACGTCCATGGCCGCTCGTCTCATCGGCTTCAGTTCAATTTCCATGTTGATAACATGCGGATTGAAGCACTTGAGAATTACTTGATTCACTTCAAGCCTGCAAGTTCTGAGAGCGGTTTGTTGTTCGCCAATTGTGATGAAACCAAACCATTTCAGATCGGGACGAATTGGATTTCGCCCTCGTATGGCGTGAAGTATCCGGCGATCAGCTTGTCTACTGAGTTCGAATGTCAGCTACCGTACTCGACAACATTCGCAATCATGCCTCGGACCGAATGCAATCCAATGGAAACAATGATGCAGATACGGAAACTACGGCAGAAACTGCAATGGTAG